Proteins encoded together in one Planctopirus ephydatiae window:
- a CDS encoding DUF1592 domain-containing protein, translating to MKSVVTFNSVLLSAVMTVVLSFETQGSIQAADAIESFIAQHCIRCHGPQKEEGDIRIDQLSRDFKAGLDSHHWAEALDKVNTGEMPPKEEPQPTQAEIAAFITALDGRLKEGRASRMAARAAVTHYRLSRKEYQNTVYDLLGVRYDPAKPQELNEDTLWHGFERIGSELTLSPSHIDRYYKAAGTVLDRAFPATTVEARKVRKTAVDLRYRGGKEQQAAMDRLGIQRPLRYLLFPGRVENALSPNWFGKTGPEHSGLYRLRLQASGIRPPGGQPAHLSIGKATGEETVDGLIEFDLTAPEDSPQVFEFEVFLEMPISLDFCVVATDVVDRRGGAAFRNALASPSYMFTHSSETRLLNPNAPQMFDGQGNGLFSTVILDWIEWEGPLVTETEKSRRDNLIPPEGASPQVVAEFLQRFAERAWRRPVKPEELEQYLQSYLEELAAGEKTFEAYRVALQGILTSRHFIYLVEGSPTPREQLTHAELASRLSYFLWSSMPDEELLTAARNDQLQGEVLSREVDRLLADSRANRFVDDFTRQWLQLHKLGMFPPDKKLYKNYDDWLEESMRAEPVEYFREMFSKNLPIDELIQSDWTMANARLCDFYGLPEPREGGFQRVTLQPEDHRGGLLTMGAVLSLTSDGTRHRPVHRGVWLSEAIFARTPPPPPANVSAIEPSPPESPKATLRQKIEAHRNHASCAACHAKIDPLGLAWDNYDAIGQWRTRERVEKGVGEDPQIDPSGVLPDGRSFADAVEFRQLLLEDRDKVAKAFIEHLCTYALRRVLTVDDQDDLKAIELEAKKSDYRVKDMIRAVALSGMMRKR from the coding sequence ATGAAGTCGGTAGTCACTTTTAACTCAGTTCTCCTTTCAGCCGTGATGACGGTTGTCTTGAGTTTCGAAACTCAGGGATCGATTCAAGCGGCAGATGCCATCGAAAGTTTTATTGCCCAGCACTGCATTCGATGTCATGGCCCACAGAAGGAAGAGGGAGATATCCGGATCGATCAGCTCTCTCGGGATTTCAAAGCAGGGCTGGATTCGCACCACTGGGCGGAGGCTCTGGATAAGGTGAATACCGGTGAAATGCCGCCCAAAGAAGAGCCTCAACCGACTCAGGCCGAGATTGCAGCCTTTATCACCGCTCTTGATGGACGACTGAAAGAAGGTCGAGCGTCGCGCATGGCTGCCCGGGCAGCTGTCACGCATTATCGATTAAGTCGCAAAGAGTACCAGAACACGGTCTACGATCTTTTGGGCGTGCGCTACGATCCAGCGAAGCCGCAAGAACTCAACGAAGATACGTTATGGCACGGTTTCGAGAGGATTGGATCAGAACTGACTCTTTCACCTTCGCACATCGACCGCTACTACAAGGCGGCAGGTACTGTTCTTGATCGTGCGTTTCCTGCGACCACAGTCGAAGCACGAAAAGTTCGCAAAACGGCCGTTGATCTTCGATATCGCGGCGGGAAAGAGCAGCAGGCGGCGATGGATCGACTGGGCATCCAAAGGCCGCTGCGATATCTGCTTTTCCCGGGACGTGTTGAAAATGCACTCTCTCCCAACTGGTTTGGAAAAACAGGCCCAGAGCACAGTGGTTTATATCGCTTGCGTCTACAGGCCAGTGGCATCAGGCCGCCTGGTGGTCAACCCGCCCATTTGAGTATCGGCAAAGCCACTGGAGAAGAAACGGTTGATGGCCTGATTGAATTCGACCTGACAGCTCCCGAAGACAGCCCGCAGGTGTTTGAATTCGAAGTCTTTCTGGAAATGCCAATCAGTTTGGACTTTTGCGTGGTGGCGACTGATGTTGTGGATCGTCGAGGCGGTGCTGCGTTCCGCAATGCACTGGCAAGTCCCTCCTATATGTTTACTCACAGTAGTGAAACCAGACTGCTAAATCCAAACGCTCCCCAGATGTTCGATGGTCAAGGTAATGGCCTGTTTTCTACCGTAATACTCGACTGGATTGAGTGGGAAGGACCGCTGGTTACAGAAACAGAAAAATCGCGTCGTGACAATCTCATACCACCCGAGGGTGCCTCTCCCCAGGTTGTAGCCGAATTTCTTCAGCGCTTTGCCGAAAGAGCCTGGCGGCGACCAGTCAAACCGGAAGAACTCGAACAATATCTCCAATCGTATTTAGAAGAACTGGCTGCCGGAGAAAAGACGTTTGAAGCCTATCGCGTCGCTCTGCAAGGAATATTGACATCACGGCATTTTATTTACCTCGTCGAGGGATCGCCCACGCCTAGAGAACAGCTCACTCATGCCGAACTCGCTTCGCGACTCTCCTATTTTCTCTGGAGCTCAATGCCCGATGAAGAGTTATTGACAGCCGCTCGAAATGATCAGCTTCAGGGAGAAGTCTTAAGCAGGGAAGTTGATCGACTTCTGGCAGATAGTAGAGCCAACCGCTTTGTAGATGACTTCACTCGCCAATGGCTGCAATTACATAAGTTAGGAATGTTTCCACCCGATAAAAAGCTCTATAAGAATTATGACGACTGGCTGGAAGAAAGTATGCGAGCCGAGCCAGTGGAATACTTCCGTGAGATGTTCTCCAAAAATCTCCCGATTGACGAGTTAATTCAATCAGACTGGACCATGGCGAATGCCCGACTTTGTGACTTTTATGGATTGCCAGAGCCCAGAGAGGGAGGCTTTCAACGTGTCACTCTCCAACCGGAAGATCATCGCGGCGGCCTGCTGACGATGGGGGCAGTTCTTAGTTTGACATCCGATGGAACCCGCCATCGTCCCGTGCATCGAGGCGTGTGGTTAAGTGAAGCGATCTTTGCCAGAACTCCCCCTCCACCACCTGCCAATGTGAGTGCAATTGAGCCGAGTCCTCCAGAGAGTCCCAAAGCGACATTGCGTCAGAAGATCGAAGCGCATCGCAACCATGCCAGTTGTGCAGCTTGTCACGCCAAGATCGATCCACTGGGTCTGGCCTGGGATAATTACGACGCAATTGGACAGTGGCGCACTCGCGAAAGAGTTGAAAAGGGGGTCGGCGAAGATCCGCAGATTGATCCCTCTGGTGTTCTCCCTGATGGTCGATCCTTTGCGGATGCTGTCGAGTTCCGCCAACTGCTGCTGGAAGATCGAGATAAAGTGGCCAAAGCCTTTATTGAGCATCTTTGTACATATGCCCTTCGCCGGGTGTTGACCGTTGATGATCAGGACGATTTGAAGGCGATTGAACTCGAAGCGAAGAAAAGTGATTACCGCGTGAAAGACATGATTCGAGCCGTCGCACTTTCTGGAATGATGAGAAAGCGATAA
- a CDS encoding DUF1552 domain-containing protein — MSNFLSQSWLIDRRHALRALGTCISLPFLECMVPLKAAEGTTATPKRSAFIYLANGVHSLNYQITTPGKDYQFSRSLKPLEKHREVITPISGLHHPGALSHHHNCISVWLTGGKLGPSDRNTISIDQKIAEITAPHTRYPSMEVALTGESLGWTADGVRLPSMRRCSEIFASLFAEPKGGTATQRRALRRKASVLDANLMEVRQLEQAMGTADKGRLDQYLTSVREAEIRTKRADAWLDTPLPALSEEDRKRTNRDVAATMAGDYFRTVYDLMVLAFQTDVTRVATFSLGGEGDAFSIPEIGITESRHQLSHHGGDAGYMEKLTKYDTFAIEQFSYFLTRLAETKDLNGKPLLGTTMALFGSGMSYGHSHGNANLPLVLAGGSDLGLKHGSHLDFNQGHFSGYRLDKPGEHYSLCSRPANPNAHMSNLLLLMAQRMGVEADKFGDSNQMIDL; from the coding sequence ATGAGCAACTTTCTTTCGCAATCCTGGTTGATCGACCGCCGGCATGCGCTTCGTGCGCTCGGGACCTGCATCTCGCTGCCGTTTTTGGAATGTATGGTGCCACTGAAGGCAGCCGAAGGAACGACAGCCACACCCAAACGCAGTGCATTTATTTATCTTGCCAATGGGGTGCATTCACTGAACTATCAGATCACGACGCCGGGGAAGGACTATCAGTTCTCGCGTTCACTGAAACCTCTGGAAAAACATCGAGAGGTGATCACCCCGATCAGTGGTCTGCATCATCCGGGGGCTCTGAGTCATCATCACAATTGTATTTCCGTCTGGTTGACGGGGGGTAAGCTGGGGCCTTCGGATCGCAATACAATTTCGATTGATCAGAAGATCGCTGAGATCACCGCACCACATACGCGTTATCCATCCATGGAGGTGGCTTTAACAGGTGAGTCCCTCGGGTGGACGGCTGACGGGGTCCGCTTACCCTCCATGCGGCGCTGCAGTGAAATCTTTGCTTCGCTATTTGCCGAACCGAAGGGTGGAACAGCCACTCAGCGGAGAGCTTTACGACGCAAAGCGAGCGTCCTCGATGCCAACCTGATGGAGGTGCGACAGCTGGAACAGGCGATGGGAACTGCCGATAAAGGTCGTCTCGACCAATATCTGACCTCTGTACGCGAAGCCGAGATCCGCACGAAAAGGGCAGATGCCTGGCTGGATACACCTTTACCAGCACTTTCCGAGGAAGATCGTAAACGCACCAATCGCGATGTAGCGGCCACAATGGCCGGTGATTACTTCCGCACTGTCTACGATCTGATGGTGCTGGCATTCCAGACGGATGTCACCCGCGTGGCAACATTCAGCCTGGGAGGTGAAGGGGATGCCTTTTCGATTCCTGAAATTGGTATTACCGAATCGCGGCATCAACTCAGTCATCACGGAGGTGATGCGGGGTATATGGAAAAGCTGACCAAGTACGATACCTTTGCGATTGAACAATTCAGCTACTTTCTGACAAGGTTGGCAGAAACGAAAGATCTCAATGGTAAGCCACTCCTGGGGACGACAATGGCGCTCTTTGGCAGTGGAATGTCCTATGGACATAGCCATGGCAATGCCAATTTGCCGCTGGTGCTGGCTGGTGGTTCGGATCTGGGGCTTAAGCATGGCAGCCACCTCGATTTTAATCAGGGGCACTTCAGTGGGTATCGACTCGATAAACCTGGAGAGCATTATTCGCTCTGTAGCCGTCCCGCCAATCCCAATGCTCACATGAGCAATCTGTTGCTGTTGATGGCTCAGCGCATGGGTGTGGAAGCAGATAAGTTTGGTGACAGCAATCAAATGATCGATCTGTAA
- a CDS encoding sulfatase, with translation MSQENCLWCWIQFLCLGLIAVNTQAVRANDGKNPSRPNVIFIMADDLGYTDLGCFGSRYYETPHIDQLARQGVRFLNHHHCQNCAPTRAAIMTGQYGPRTGVYTVGSIDRFDWQSRPLRPVENVEKLPLDRATIAEQVQRSGYQTGMFGKWHLGLNGAYHPSQRGFQEAVESSGQHFDFKTTPAQKDTEGKYLADYLTDRAVDFIERHQSAPFFLYVPHFGVHSPFQAKKAWIEKFENKPGVGGHKNPVYAAMIASVDESVGRILDKLDELKLADKTVVIFASDNGGVGGYEREGLHKANDVTDNAPLRSGKGSLYEGGTRVPLIVRWPGVAPAGAECRMPTIHVDLYPTFLEITSAERPEHPLDGESLLKLIKDPSAKLHREAIFQHFPGYLGSGQNQWRTTPVSLIQSGDWKLMEFLEDGKLELYNLASDVGEQKNLAATHPDKVNELQSRLKAWREEIKAPMPAKNASPSESNNGVRKGRASQKKSQKGKAKAAASSED, from the coding sequence GTGTCGCAAGAGAACTGTTTATGGTGTTGGATCCAGTTCCTGTGTTTAGGCTTGATCGCTGTTAACACGCAGGCCGTTCGAGCGAATGATGGGAAAAATCCCTCTCGTCCGAATGTGATTTTCATCATGGCGGATGATCTGGGGTATACTGATCTGGGTTGCTTTGGCAGCCGATATTATGAAACGCCCCACATCGATCAACTGGCGAGGCAAGGCGTCCGCTTTTTGAATCACCACCACTGTCAGAATTGTGCACCGACTCGGGCCGCGATTATGACCGGGCAGTATGGACCGAGGACGGGTGTTTACACCGTGGGAAGTATTGACCGGTTCGACTGGCAAAGCCGACCTCTGCGGCCTGTCGAGAATGTGGAGAAGTTGCCTCTCGACCGGGCGACAATTGCAGAGCAGGTGCAGCGCAGCGGCTATCAGACCGGAATGTTCGGGAAGTGGCACCTGGGGCTGAATGGCGCTTACCATCCTTCGCAACGCGGCTTTCAAGAAGCGGTCGAATCTTCTGGCCAGCATTTCGATTTCAAAACCACTCCAGCGCAGAAAGATACCGAAGGAAAGTATCTGGCCGACTACCTGACAGATCGCGCTGTGGACTTTATCGAGCGGCATCAATCAGCACCATTTTTCCTGTATGTGCCCCATTTTGGTGTGCATTCGCCATTTCAGGCGAAGAAAGCATGGATCGAGAAGTTTGAGAACAAGCCAGGCGTGGGTGGCCATAAGAACCCGGTGTATGCAGCGATGATCGCCAGCGTGGATGAAAGTGTCGGGCGAATCCTCGATAAGTTGGACGAACTCAAACTCGCCGACAAGACCGTGGTGATCTTTGCCAGTGATAATGGAGGGGTGGGAGGCTACGAACGGGAAGGTTTGCACAAAGCCAATGATGTGACCGATAACGCACCACTGCGAAGTGGTAAAGGTAGCCTGTATGAAGGTGGAACCCGTGTTCCTTTGATTGTGCGCTGGCCTGGCGTAGCACCCGCTGGGGCTGAATGCCGCATGCCGACAATTCATGTCGATTTGTATCCGACATTCCTGGAGATCACTTCTGCTGAAAGGCCCGAGCATCCACTCGATGGTGAGAGTCTGTTGAAGTTGATCAAAGACCCCTCGGCAAAGCTCCATCGAGAGGCCATTTTCCAGCACTTTCCCGGTTATCTGGGTTCCGGTCAGAACCAGTGGCGAACCACACCTGTGAGTCTGATTCAAAGTGGTGACTGGAAGCTGATGGAGTTCCTGGAAGATGGGAAACTGGAACTTTACAACCTGGCCAGCGATGTGGGGGAACAGAAGAATCTGGCAGCCACACATCCTGACAAGGTGAACGAATTGCAGTCCCGGCTCAAAGCGTGGCGTGAGGAGATTAAAGCCCCTATGCCTGCGAAAAACGCGTCACCTTCCGAGAGCAACAATGGTGTGAGAAAGGGAAGAGCCAGTCAGAAAAAATCACAGAAGGGAAAAGCCAAAGCAGCTGCTTCCTCCGAAGATTGA